The nucleotide sequence CTTCACCCGGGAGTGCTTGGCGATTCTGGTCGACCAGGCGCTGAAGGGAGCAGACGTCGTCGCGATCATGCGCCAGGTCAGCGAGATCAGAGGCAGTCCGAGCAGAATTCAAGTGGACAACGGCAGCGAGTTCATCAGTAAGGTGCTCGACCTCTGGGCCTACCAGTGCCATGTGACGCTGGATTTTTCCCGTCCAGGAAAGCCCACAGACAACCCCTTCATCGAGTCATTCCACGGTCGTTTCCGGGACGAGTGCCTGAATACCCATTGGTTCTTGAGCCTGGATGATGCCCGCCGAAAAGTCGAGCACTGGAGACGGGAGTACAATGCGTTCAGGCCGCATTCCGCGCTGAAAAACCTCGCGCCCAGGGCGTTCGCAGCGCAGTTTGCCTCGGTTCACGTCCAGCCGGAGATTCCGATTTGACCTGGATCCGTTTTTGGGGGCAGCTCAAAGTACGCTGGGCTCATTCGGGCTGGACCGATCAAAGGGTGAACGTCAGGTCATGGCCG is from Deinococcus radiotolerans and encodes:
- a CDS encoding integrase core domain-containing protein; translated protein: FTRECLAILVDQALKGADVVAIMRQVSEIRGSPSRIQVDNGSEFISKVLDLWAYQCHVTLDFSRPGKPTDNPFIESFHGRFRDECLNTHWFLSLDDARRKVEHWRREYNAFRPHSALKNLAPRAFAAQFASVHVQPEIPI